Genomic window (Vibrio coralliirubri):
GAGTCGCTGAAATTATTGATCCCTTTCATCTTGCGATAACCAAGATCCGCTTTCTGCATCCGACTTGAAAACGCGGAGTAGGGCTTGGCTGAGTTAAGCTTGTCTATCGGTGTAGACAGTTGCTTTTCTGTTATTTGGTCTTTTAAAGAAAGCTCAAGATCGGAGTAGCGGGCACTGATTTGCAACGCCAAAGATTGCTTTTGCGCTGCGCTACTTTCTGCAATACCTAATGAATCCGTTGTCTCAATATTTTGCGCAAAAGACTGGAAGCCAACCACTGTCGTTGCAAGCACCATACTGATAGAAATAGATGGTCTCATAAATAATCCTTATTTTAATTTTTATCATTAATAGAGTATTTGCTCTATAAGGATTAACCTATCAGTAACGTGAATGTGTTCAAAAGTTAGCCAGCCATTTTTACTTCGTTGTGCAGCACAGGATCTCAATTTAAACAATTTATAAAACATTAAAATAGTGCTGGCTTGATATATCTGAATTTATAAACTAATCAATAACTTAATGACGAAATTATTAACTAGCCTAGTGATGTATGGCCTATTTGGGGATTTATTAGAGACTGCGAAGAGTGACTTCTGATGGCGCTGTTAGAGGGGGAGAGCTATAGGAACACCCTATATCTACTATAGCCACTGCGTTATTTCGGACTTGATGGTTTCCGGTATAATTCGCCTCCCTTGATAAAAAGTAACGAATCAAAGCAGCGCTTAAACGATCCACAACGCTCACCAGATTGCTCTGAACATCAAACGCACTTTACACATCAACGTACTCTGTCCATCAACGTAGATTGCAATCGAACAACGTTAAGAAATGTTCCTTTACGTTGAATCGCTTCTAGCCCGATAGCTCAAATGCAACACCTAGCACTATTGAGGGTTTTGGCTTAAACGTATTAGGAATACTGAATATGACGAATTTTAATGGCGCTTCACGTTTATCGAAGGTGTTGGTTTTTCTTTCTCTTATTTCCAAATCGACTCTTGGTTTTGAAATACCCGACAACGCACTCGAATCCTATGTGGGTGACTTCTCTGCGTTGCGTGAAAAAGGCGTTGTGCGTGTTTTAGTCTCTGGTGATATGGGGTTCTATCATATTGAAAATGGTAAGCCGAAAGGGATTCTTGCCGAGCAGATTTATTACTTTGATCAAGAGTTAAAACTGCGTGACCCTTTACTGCGCGTTAAGGTGATTCCGGTTGAGCGGAGTGAGCTACTCAATGCTTTGAATCAGGGGCTGGGGGATGTTGCCATCGCCAACCTAACAGTGACTAAACAGCGTGAGCAATTGGTCGATTTCAGCACTCCCATTCGTAGCGACATTGATGAATTACTAGTGACAAGCCGTTCTACACCTTTGATTAACGACATCACCCAGTTACAGGGTAAAGAGGTCTGGTTAAAGCAAAACTCCAGTTATATCAGCAGCGTTCACTCAGTGAATAAACAGCTAGAGAAGAACGGTTTAGCACCCATCTATATCCACTTGTTAAGTGACAACCTCCAAGATCTCGAATTGCTCGATTTGATTAAACGCGGACAAATTACCGCAACCATCGTGGATAGCCACAAGCTTGAACTGTGGGGAAACTTAGAGCAAGACATCAGAATTCATCGCAATCTTGCCTTTAGGCACAATGGCGATATTGCTTGGGCGATTCGCAAAAACAGCCCGCAACTGAAAGCCAAAATCGACCAATATTTGCAAGATTCAAAGCAGGGCACATTGCTGGGTAATGTCATCGACAATCGTTATCTCGAAAGCACGTCATGGATGAATAGAGCCTCTAACCCGATGCAAAACGAGGAGCGGGATAAGCTAGAAAAGCTGTTTATGGTTTATGGGGAAAAGTTCGAGATCGATTGGTTCATTTTGCTAGCGATGGCTTTTCAAGAGTCAGGCTTGGATAACTCAAAAGTATCGCATCGTGGTGCGGTTGGTATTATGCAAGTGATGCCTAAAACCGCAAAAGATTGGTATGTCGATATTGATAATGTTTACGACTTAGAAAGCAATATTCATGCGGGTAGCAAGTATCTGCGTTTTATCTATGACCGATATTTCGATTTGCCGGAAATATCGGATATCGACAAGATTCATTTTAGCTTAGCCGCTTATAATGCCGGTCCAGCTAAGATCAGACGAATGCGCGTACTTGCCGCCAAGCAAGGTTATAACCCAAATAAATGGTTTAATCATGTTGAAGTGGTCGCAAAACAAAATATTAGCCAAGAGCCTGTAAAATACGTCGCCAACATCAATCGATATTTCACTATTTACCAGCGATTGGATCAGTTTCAAGACATACGAGAAGCGCAGCTGAGTAATATGACTCGTCAGCTAAACGTGAAACGTTTCTCTCCTTATTTTGCTTATTAGTGGCGGTTATTCGCCATAAACCAAAATAAAAACGACAAACAAAAAAGAGAGGTTAGCGACTAAGCTAACCTCTCTTTTTTATAGTTACTGACTAACTGAATTGATTGGGGGTGTATCAGTTAATTCTACGTTGCTTACGACTGCTCAGCCGATGCCATGTACATCTGCATCTCTTCCAAGCTTGTTTTTGCAATCACTTGGTTATCAATAGAGTAATGAACTTCATCGCCGAAACGTTGACCCGTTAGAGTCGCGCGAGTACCGTCGTTGTAGGTTAGCTCAATTGCGATTTCGTCTTGGTTAAGTACTTTCATTTCACTGTGGTCAATCACATGCTTTGCCAATGGGTCGATAGGCGCTTCTGTTAGGCTGTCATCCAGTTGGTCATTAACATCAATGTAGGTATCTACTTTGGTATCAAAGATGTGAGGCTTCTTGTTGATTGGGTTCTTGCCCGTCCAAAACTCTAGTGAGTTAAACACGATGTAATCGGCAGCAACGGTAATACCGTAAGCAGGGGCAAGTAACATGTTTAGGCCACCACGAGCGTAACGGTTATCAACGGCTTTAACGTTAAACTCCATTAGTTTACCTGTTACTGCGTTACTACCTACGCAGCCAAATAAAGTCACTAGGCTCATTGAGATTATTATCGGTTTTACAAATCGGTTCATCATTCTCTATTTCTATATGTGTATATTTAGGAACCGATAATTATGTCAAACTCAAGCGTCTTCTAATATAACGCCATGCCTATACTAGATATCAGGAAAACCTATATCTTTATAAAAACCAGACTGTTACCGATATTTTGATCTTGTTCCTTAAATACTACCGTACTAGTTCGTGTTATTTTGTTTTGGCGTTTTAACAATGTTCTGTCATAACCATAACTAAAATATGGGAATGGGGAGCGATAATTCACAGTCATTTAAACGATATTATTTTTATCGTTTATTTAATTACATGACTGCCTGAAGAGCTCGAATGAAACGATTTAACCTCAACCTCATATATTACTTTATCGCGATATATGAAGAAGGAAACCTGACGTACGCAGCAGAAAGGCTCAATATATCTCAACCCAGTCTCAGTGCTCACCTAAAGCAGCTTAGAGACGAATACCGAGATCTGCTCTTCGTTAGAAAATCATACACACTCGAGCCTACGCCGGTCGCGAACGACCTGTATCCAATCTTCAAGCAAGCACACAAGCTGGTTTCACACTCACTCCCTGAAACTCACGATTTCGACCCCAAAGAGTGCAATCATACCTTCAGAATTGCTGCGATGAGTATTTCAAGCAGTGTGACGCTACCGCAAGTTTTGGATAGGATTCAGAAAGAAGCACCAGACTGCGTTATTGAAATCGTGAACATTAAAGAAGACATGGCGACGGACATTCGAGAGAAAAAGATCGACCTTGTTATCGACTTAACTAGCGCACATCCAACCTTATTAAGCCAAGAGGTATGGAGTGATGAGCTGTGTATTGTGTGTAGCCAAAACCACGCTAACATCGAAGAACAAGTCACCTTAGAACAATACCTTTCAGAAAAACATGTAACGCTTACACATGATAACTACCGAGTGAACCAGCTCTCCGAGTTCCACAGCCCAATATTTTCAGAGAGGAAAGTGGCAAGAAAACTCAATTCCATCGCTGACTTTTCGGACACGATTTATAACAGTAATTGGGTTGCTACCTTCCCCAAAAGCGTGGCGAAAGCCTACTTCGATGAAGAAAAAATTAAGATGTTTGAACTGCCATTCGAATACACCAAGCCATCATTGAGTGTGTATTGGCACAGCAGCCGTAATGACGACATCGTAAACCGATGGCTAAGAGAACTGTTTACCAGTGAGATCTTAAAATTGTCTGCGTGATCAAT
Coding sequences:
- a CDS encoding transglycosylase SLT domain-containing protein, which gives rise to MTNFNGASRLSKVLVFLSLISKSTLGFEIPDNALESYVGDFSALREKGVVRVLVSGDMGFYHIENGKPKGILAEQIYYFDQELKLRDPLLRVKVIPVERSELLNALNQGLGDVAIANLTVTKQREQLVDFSTPIRSDIDELLVTSRSTPLINDITQLQGKEVWLKQNSSYISSVHSVNKQLEKNGLAPIYIHLLSDNLQDLELLDLIKRGQITATIVDSHKLELWGNLEQDIRIHRNLAFRHNGDIAWAIRKNSPQLKAKIDQYLQDSKQGTLLGNVIDNRYLESTSWMNRASNPMQNEERDKLEKLFMVYGEKFEIDWFILLAMAFQESGLDNSKVSHRGAVGIMQVMPKTAKDWYVDIDNVYDLESNIHAGSKYLRFIYDRYFDLPEISDIDKIHFSLAAYNAGPAKIRRMRVLAAKQGYNPNKWFNHVEVVAKQNISQEPVKYVANINRYFTIYQRLDQFQDIREAQLSNMTRQLNVKRFSPYFAY
- a CDS encoding LysR family transcriptional regulator; translation: MKRFNLNLIYYFIAIYEEGNLTYAAERLNISQPSLSAHLKQLRDEYRDLLFVRKSYTLEPTPVANDLYPIFKQAHKLVSHSLPETHDFDPKECNHTFRIAAMSISSSVTLPQVLDRIQKEAPDCVIEIVNIKEDMATDIREKKIDLVIDLTSAHPTLLSQEVWSDELCIVCSQNHANIEEQVTLEQYLSEKHVTLTHDNYRVNQLSEFHSPIFSERKVARKLNSIADFSDTIYNSNWVATFPKSVAKAYFDEEKIKMFELPFEYTKPSLSVYWHSSRNDDIVNRWLRELFTSEILKLSA
- a CDS encoding DUF3332 family protein, with the protein product MMNRFVKPIIISMSLVTLFGCVGSNAVTGKLMEFNVKAVDNRYARGGLNMLLAPAYGITVAADYIVFNSLEFWTGKNPINKKPHIFDTKVDTYIDVNDQLDDSLTEAPIDPLAKHVIDHSEMKVLNQDEIAIELTYNDGTRATLTGQRFGDEVHYSIDNQVIAKTSLEEMQMYMASAEQS